From one Chryseobacterium sp. 3008163 genomic stretch:
- a CDS encoding dihydrolipoamide acetyltransferase family protein, with product MAEYKLLLPSMGEGVMEATVITWLFNEGDQVKEDDSVVEIATDKVDSDVPTPVSGKIVKILKQKDEVAKVGEAIAILEIEGEGGSTTTDEVKSETSSPDAETIKAIEEPLNPTATSHVEFSGDLYLSPLVKSIAQQENISESELKTIKGSGLEGRITKEDILSHVSNRGNQPQQAVQQQVTPVQAASTPPAVTSAPASTISVAAGDEIIPMDRMRKIIAENMVKAKHIAPHVTSFIETDVTNVVKWRAKNKDMFEKREGEKLTFMPIFVKAIVKAIQDFPMINVSINGDNIIKKKNINIGMATALPDGNLIVPVIKNADQLSLSGLAKAINDLAYRARNKKLRPEDTQGATYTISNVGSFGNLMGTPIIPQPQVAIMAIGAIVKKPAVLETKDGDVIAIRQLMFMSHSYDHRVVDGSLGGMMLKHVHDYLQNWDLNTEI from the coding sequence ATGGCAGAATACAAATTATTGCTTCCTTCTATGGGTGAAGGCGTGATGGAAGCTACGGTGATCACTTGGTTATTCAATGAAGGTGATCAGGTAAAAGAAGATGATTCGGTAGTAGAAATTGCAACAGACAAGGTAGACTCGGATGTACCAACACCGGTTTCGGGGAAAATCGTAAAAATCTTAAAACAAAAAGACGAAGTTGCAAAAGTAGGTGAAGCCATCGCTATTTTAGAGATTGAAGGAGAAGGTGGAAGTACAACTACTGACGAAGTAAAATCTGAAACTTCATCTCCGGATGCAGAAACGATCAAAGCAATTGAAGAGCCTTTAAATCCAACAGCTACTTCTCACGTAGAATTTTCGGGAGACCTTTATTTATCTCCACTAGTAAAATCTATCGCTCAACAAGAAAATATTTCTGAATCTGAACTGAAAACCATCAAAGGAAGCGGTTTGGAAGGAAGAATTACTAAAGAAGATATTTTATCACACGTTTCCAACAGAGGAAACCAGCCTCAGCAGGCTGTTCAGCAACAAGTAACTCCGGTTCAGGCAGCTTCTACTCCACCAGCGGTAACTTCAGCACCAGCTTCTACAATTTCTGTAGCTGCAGGTGACGAAATCATTCCTATGGACAGAATGAGAAAAATCATCGCTGAAAACATGGTGAAAGCAAAACATATTGCTCCTCACGTAACCTCTTTCATCGAAACAGACGTTACCAACGTTGTAAAATGGAGAGCGAAAAACAAAGATATGTTCGAAAAACGTGAAGGTGAAAAATTGACTTTCATGCCGATTTTTGTGAAAGCAATTGTGAAAGCAATTCAGGATTTCCCAATGATCAATGTTTCTATCAACGGTGATAATATCATTAAAAAGAAAAACATCAACATCGGTATGGCAACCGCTTTACCAGACGGAAACTTGATTGTTCCTGTAATTAAAAATGCGGATCAGTTATCATTGTCAGGTTTGGCAAAAGCAATCAACGATTTGGCTTACAGAGCAAGAAATAAAAAATTAAGACCTGAAGATACTCAAGGTGCAACATACACGATTTCTAACGTAGGAAGCTTCGGAAACTTGATGGGAACTCCTATTATCCCTCAACCTCAGGTTGCAATTATGGCAATCGGAGCTATCGTTAAAAAACCTGCAGTTCTTGAAACTAAAGATGGTGATGTTATCGCTATCCGTCAGTTGATGTTCATGTCTCATTCTTACGATCACAGAGTTGTAGACGGTTCTCTAGGTGGAATGATGCTGAAGCACGTTCACGATTATCTTCAAAACTGGGATTTGAACACCGAGATATAA